Proteins co-encoded in one Kutzneria chonburiensis genomic window:
- a CDS encoding MBL fold metallo-hydrolase, whose protein sequence is MDVVEEYTGHVEPNGPAARRTLEALTITKISVGPMDNNAYLLVCRRTGDALLIDAANDPERLADLLGHDPERPRLKTIVTTHQHADHWQALGAVAGANGSNTAAHPLDAAPLPVPPDFLVEHGSTLEVGESVLEIIHLRGHTPGSVAVLYRDPAGHPHLFTGDSLFPGGVGKTSSPENFTSLLNDVKSRLFDVLPDDTWFYPGHGDDSTLGEQKPHLDEWRSRGW, encoded by the coding sequence GTGGACGTTGTCGAGGAGTACACGGGACATGTCGAGCCCAACGGGCCGGCCGCGCGGCGCACGCTCGAGGCCCTGACCATCACCAAGATTTCCGTCGGGCCGATGGACAACAACGCGTATCTGCTGGTGTGCCGCCGTACCGGCGATGCCCTGCTGATCGACGCCGCCAACGACCCCGAGCGCTTGGCCGACCTGCTCGGCCACGACCCCGAGCGGCCGCGGTTGAAGACCATCGTCACCACCCACCAGCACGCCGACCACTGGCAGGCCCTCGGCGCCGTGGCCGGGGCCAACGGCTCCAACACCGCCGCCCACCCCCTCGACGCCGCTCCGCTGCCCGTCCCCCCCGACTTCCTCGTCGAGCACGGCTCCACCCTCGAGGTCGGCGAATCCGTCCTCGAGATCATCCACCTCCGCGGCCATACCCCCGGCTCCGTCGCCGTCCTCTACCGCGACCCCGCCGGCCACCCCCACCTCTTCACCGGCGACTCCCTCTTTCCAGGTGGCGTGGGCAAAACGTCGTCGCCGGAGAACTTCACGTCGCTGCTGAACGACGTGAAGTCGCGGTTGTTCGACGTCCTGCCGGACGACACGTGGTTCTACCCGGGGCATGGCGACGACTCGACGCTCGGCGAGCAGAAGCCCCACCTCGACGAATGGCGTTCACGCGGCTGGTGA
- a CDS encoding maleylpyruvate isomerase family mycothiol-dependent enzyme: protein MVSNTSATHTSEATGVTVPPQRVQQSDAVREAAAGLAAVEQATGRLLQVVADMDDAAARGASALPGWTRGHVLTHLARNADGLVNLLTWARTGVEHPMYASNADRDIDIEEGAPRSLWLLEQDVVAACGRFAAAATGLGDTAWQAEVMLRGNRAVRAHQVPWKRVSELWIHLVDLDAGVSFDDVPVDVAERIIGDSLAHYRSLPARPSFRLTVGSRSWDVAGDGDVHTVTGSSGAALSWVTGRGAAGLSGDVPALPPWL from the coding sequence ATGGTCAGTAATACCTCCGCCACGCACACGTCCGAAGCCACTGGGGTCACCGTGCCGCCGCAACGGGTCCAGCAGTCCGACGCGGTCCGCGAGGCCGCCGCCGGCCTGGCCGCGGTGGAACAGGCGACCGGCAGACTTCTCCAGGTCGTCGCGGACATGGACGACGCCGCGGCGCGGGGCGCCAGCGCCCTGCCCGGGTGGACGCGGGGACATGTGCTGACCCATCTGGCGCGCAACGCCGACGGGCTGGTCAACCTGCTGACCTGGGCCCGTACCGGCGTCGAGCACCCGATGTATGCCAGCAATGCCGACCGGGACATCGACATCGAGGAGGGCGCGCCGCGGTCGTTGTGGCTCCTCGAGCAGGACGTCGTGGCCGCCTGTGGGCGGTTCGCCGCCGCTGCCACCGGACTGGGTGACACCGCCTGGCAGGCCGAGGTGATGCTGCGCGGCAACCGGGCCGTACGGGCCCATCAGGTGCCGTGGAAGCGGGTCAGCGAGCTGTGGATCCACCTGGTCGACCTCGACGCCGGCGTCTCGTTCGACGACGTGCCGGTTGACGTGGCCGAACGCATCATCGGCGATTCACTGGCCCACTACCGTTCGCTGCCCGCTCGGCCGTCCTTCCGCCTCACCGTCGGCAGCCGCAGCTGGGACGTGGCCGGTGATGGCGACGTGCACACCGTCACCGGCAGTAGCGGCGCCGCACTCTCCTGGGTGACCGGCCGCGGGGCTGCCGGCCTCTCCGGCGACGTCCCCGCGCTGCCACCCTGGCTGTGA
- the uvrA gene encoding excinuclease ABC subunit UvrA: protein MADRLVVRGAREHNLRGVDLDLPRDSMIVFTGLSGSGKSSLAFDTIFAEGQRRYVESLSAYARQFLGQMDKPDVDFIEGLSPAVSIDQKSTNRNPRSTVGTITEVYDYLRLLYARAGKPHCPVCGEAITKQTPQQIVDQVLVMPANTKFQVLAPIVRGRKGEFVDLFANLQSQGYARALVDGAVHLLSDEPPKLKKQEKHHISVVIDRLTVKPSSKQRLTDSVETALRLADGLVVLDFVDLPEDDPARERRFSERLACPNAHPLAIEDLEPRSFSFNSPYGACQVCTGLGTRKEVDPELVVPDDELSLAEGAIAPWQGGQSADYFIRLLESLSTTIGFRMDTPWRQLPAKVQKAVLHGVDEQVHVRYRNRYGRERSYYANFEGVIPFLERRQEQTESEFMREKYEGYMREVPCPACQGTRLKPEILAVTLAHKTQGDRSIAEVCALSVAECSKFLDGLTLGKREKMIAGAVLKEVQARLRFLLDVGLDYLSLDRAAGTLSGGEAQRIRLATQIGSGLVGVLYVLDEPSIGLHQRDNHRLIETLSRLRDLGNTLIVVEHDEDTIRAADWIVDIGPGAGEHGGQVVHSGPYKQLLTNKQSMTGAYLSRRKEIPVPAIRRPVDKKRQLTVVGAREHNLRGIDVSFPLGCLVSVTGVSGSGKSTLVNDILATVLANKLNGARQVPGRHTRIKGLEQVDKLVQVDQSPIGRTPRSNPATYTGVFDNIRKLFASTTEAKVRGYQPGRFSFNVKGGRCEACAGDGTIKIEMNFLPDVYVPCEVCKGARYNRETLEVHYKGKTIAEVLDMPIEEAAGFFEPINAIYRHLKTLVDVGLGYVRLGQPAPTLSGGEAQRVKLASELQKRSTGKTVYILDEPTTGLHFEDISKLLGVISGLVDKGNTVIVIEHNFDVIKTSDWIIDMGPEGGSGGGTVIAEGTPEDIAEHKKSYTAEFLRDVLKN from the coding sequence GTGGCTGACCGCCTCGTCGTCCGCGGCGCCCGTGAGCACAACCTCCGCGGCGTCGACCTCGACCTGCCCCGCGACAGCATGATCGTGTTCACCGGCCTGTCCGGCTCCGGCAAGTCGAGCCTGGCATTCGACACGATCTTCGCCGAGGGCCAGCGGCGCTACGTCGAGTCGCTGTCGGCCTACGCCCGGCAGTTCCTCGGCCAGATGGACAAGCCCGACGTCGACTTCATCGAGGGCCTCTCGCCCGCGGTCTCCATCGACCAGAAGTCGACCAACCGCAACCCGCGGTCCACCGTCGGCACGATCACCGAGGTCTACGACTACCTCCGCCTGCTCTACGCCCGCGCCGGCAAGCCGCACTGCCCGGTCTGCGGCGAGGCGATCACCAAGCAGACCCCGCAGCAGATCGTCGACCAGGTCCTGGTCATGCCGGCCAACACCAAGTTCCAGGTGCTGGCCCCGATCGTGCGCGGCCGCAAGGGCGAGTTCGTCGACCTGTTCGCCAACCTCCAGTCCCAGGGCTACGCCCGCGCCCTGGTCGACGGCGCCGTGCACCTGCTGTCCGATGAGCCGCCGAAGCTGAAGAAGCAGGAGAAGCACCACATCTCGGTGGTGATCGACCGGCTCACCGTGAAGCCGTCCTCCAAGCAGCGGCTGACCGACTCGGTGGAAACCGCGCTGCGCCTGGCCGACGGCCTGGTCGTGCTGGACTTCGTCGACCTCCCGGAGGACGACCCGGCCCGCGAGCGGCGCTTCTCCGAGCGGCTGGCCTGCCCGAACGCGCACCCGCTGGCCATCGAGGACCTGGAGCCCCGCTCCTTCTCGTTCAACTCCCCCTACGGCGCCTGTCAGGTCTGCACGGGCCTGGGCACCCGCAAGGAGGTCGACCCGGAGCTGGTCGTCCCGGACGACGAGCTCTCGCTGGCCGAGGGCGCGATCGCGCCGTGGCAGGGCGGCCAGTCCGCGGACTACTTCATCCGCCTGCTGGAGTCGCTGTCCACCACCATCGGCTTCCGGATGGACACCCCGTGGCGGCAGCTGCCGGCCAAGGTGCAGAAGGCCGTCCTGCACGGCGTCGACGAGCAGGTGCACGTCCGCTACCGCAACCGCTACGGACGTGAGCGTTCCTACTACGCCAACTTCGAGGGCGTCATCCCGTTCCTGGAACGCCGCCAGGAGCAGACCGAGTCGGAGTTCATGCGGGAGAAGTACGAAGGCTACATGCGGGAGGTGCCCTGCCCGGCCTGCCAGGGCACGCGCCTCAAGCCGGAGATCCTCGCCGTCACGCTCGCCCACAAGACCCAGGGCGACCGCTCGATCGCCGAGGTGTGCGCGCTCAGCGTGGCCGAGTGCTCGAAGTTCCTCGACGGCCTGACGCTGGGCAAGCGCGAGAAGATGATCGCCGGCGCCGTCCTCAAGGAGGTGCAGGCCCGGCTGCGCTTCCTGCTGGACGTCGGCCTGGACTACCTGTCGCTGGACCGGGCCGCGGGCACGCTGTCCGGCGGCGAGGCGCAGCGCATCCGGCTGGCCACCCAGATCGGCTCCGGCCTGGTCGGCGTGCTCTACGTGCTGGACGAGCCGTCGATCGGCCTGCACCAGCGGGACAACCACCGGCTGATCGAGACCCTGAGCCGGCTGCGCGACCTGGGCAACACGCTGATCGTGGTCGAGCACGACGAGGACACGATCCGCGCCGCCGACTGGATCGTCGACATCGGCCCGGGCGCGGGCGAGCACGGCGGCCAGGTGGTGCACAGCGGCCCGTACAAGCAGCTGCTGACCAACAAGCAGTCGATGACCGGCGCGTACCTGTCCCGCCGCAAGGAGATTCCGGTGCCGGCGATCCGTCGCCCGGTGGACAAGAAGCGCCAGCTGACCGTGGTCGGCGCGCGCGAGCACAACCTGCGCGGCATCGACGTGTCGTTCCCGCTGGGCTGCCTGGTCTCGGTGACGGGCGTGTCCGGCTCGGGCAAGTCCACGCTGGTCAACGACATCCTGGCGACGGTGCTGGCCAACAAGCTCAACGGCGCCCGCCAGGTGCCGGGCCGGCACACCCGGATCAAGGGCCTCGAGCAGGTGGACAAGCTGGTGCAGGTCGACCAGTCGCCGATCGGCCGCACCCCGCGGTCCAACCCGGCCACCTACACCGGCGTGTTCGACAACATTCGCAAGCTGTTCGCCTCCACCACCGAGGCCAAGGTGCGCGGCTACCAGCCGGGCCGGTTCTCGTTCAACGTCAAGGGCGGCCGCTGCGAGGCCTGCGCCGGCGACGGCACGATCAAGATCGAGATGAACTTCCTGCCGGACGTCTACGTCCCGTGCGAGGTGTGCAAGGGGGCCCGGTACAACCGGGAGACCCTCGAGGTGCACTACAAGGGCAAGACCATCGCCGAGGTGCTGGACATGCCGATCGAGGAGGCCGCCGGCTTCTTCGAGCCGATCAACGCGATCTACCGGCACCTCAAGACGCTGGTCGACGTGGGCCTCGGCTACGTGCGGCTGGGCCAGCCGGCGCCGACGCTGTCCGGCGGCGAGGCGCAGCGCGTGAAGCTGGCCAGCGAGCTCCAGAAGCGCTCGACCGGCAAGACCGTGTACATCCTGGACGAGCCGACCACCGGCCTGCACTTCGAGGACATCAGCAAGCTGCTGGGCGTCATCTCGGGCCTGGTCGACAAGGGCAACACGGTGATCGTGATCGAGCACAACTTCGACGTGATCAAGACGTCGGACTGGATCATCGACATGGGCCCGGAGGGCGGCTCGGGCGGCGGCACCGTGATCGCCGAGGGCACGCCCGAGGACATCGCCGAGCACAAGAAGAGCTACACCGCCGAGTTCCTGCGGGACGTCCTGAAGAACTGA